The Novipirellula aureliae DNA window TGGGACAAGCCTTTGGTCACAATGGATCAGTGGAAAGCCAACATCAAGAACAATCGTGATTGCCGAAAACGACCATGCGATCATTCGCGATGACTGGAAATTGATCCAGTTGGCCAACGGCAACACGGAACTCTACAACCTGCAGTCTGATCCCTCCGAAGCAAGGAATCTGGCAAAAACGGAGGCCAAGATCGCCTCGATGTTACTGTCCAAACTGACTCAGTACAAAGTCGTCGTCAAAACCGATGGACCCGCAACGGATCTCTTCGAGTCTGTCGTTGCCGAGCAGGAGACGCCAAAAGCCCTGACGGCTTCTGCGGCCGAATCTACTCGATGAAGCGGACGCGGTCGGTCAAACGAACAAGGAACGCACATCAGCGGTGGCCGGTAAGTCGAGCCCGAACCGCTCGCGAAGCAATGCGTCGAGTTGTTCGCGGCTTCGGATCTCGATACGTTCCAAAATTTCTTCCGCGCGACGATGCAGAAACGCGTTGTTCACGAGACTGGTCCGTGTGCCGTCGCGATTTAGCAACGCCACGATCACATTTTTGCGAAACTTGGAATCGGGATGGCGGCTCGTCCACCAATTCCCCATTTCCTGGTCGATCTTCGGCATCGTCTCGCCGGTGAATTCGTAGACGTCGCTCCACGTGTCACCCTGCTTCACCTGGTGCAAGAAGGTGGGAACGTGACGCCCTTCGATCACAACGATTCGCCGTGTCTCGTTGAGCAAGTTTTGTTCGTCGCCAATCCGATCCAGTTCCATCAGCCCAGTCGGCGTCGAACCTCCGACACCGCAATCGGCAAGCCACCGCTTGCCGTCAATCGTCACGGCAAGAAAAATATGAGTTCGTGGCGGTGTCACCCCTTCCGGCGTGTTGTACCAGACCCGCGCTGACAACTCGGCTACGTCGAAACCGACTTTGCGAAGCGCCCACGACAGCAATGCGTTTTGCTCGAAACAATATCCGCCACGCTGACGCCGAACGAGCTTGTCAAAGATCGCGTCGTGTTCAAGCGAAACCGAAACGCCGGCGAGCGGGTCCAGACCTTCAAACGGTATCGATGTCGCGTGAGCAAACACGATCGATCGGAGCGTTTGTAAATCACAGGAAACAGTGCCGTCATGCTGAATTCGTTCGAAATAGCTGTGTAGATTCGTCATGCGATTGGCTTATTCATCTCCCAAAAGTCGAGTGAGCATCCGTTGTGGATTGTCCAGGAATGTTTTCGTGACCGGACAGCTTTCGAGCTCGGTTGCGACGGTGAACAAACTCTCCGTACGCAACAACCAAGCGTCTGGAGCCCATGAATGGTACGGTAGCGAATCGTAAGGAGCAAGCAGGCTCGGACGTTGTTGGGCATTGGATTGGCAGGTGTTCACCCGAAGCAATCGTCATGGTTTCGTGTTCCGGCTTGCGGGTGTGCAAGCTTTTCAAGCAACCTACCCAATCCCACCGCAAAACGTAGACGCGTGGACGGTGGCAGCCTGCGCGATCGCCTCCGCACAGTTGCCCATATGTGCGCATCCTTCTGGCCATTGTTATTGGAAAAATGGACCAACATTGCCTTGCCTACACCGACTTGAAAGGGAGAGCATTTCGAATGCTGCGATAGCGATTGAGATACCGCCGCAAGTCAGATGCCGAGGGCGTTCCATTGTATGCCTTCATCAAGAAAGACGAGTTGGCACATCGATTGCGTTCTCGCATTTTAGAACCATTAGAACCAAGCCAGCGACTCAACACCGTTTCTCATTGAGGTAACTTGGCGAGGTAACTTGGCGAGCCAGCTCTGAGTGATCTTGTACGTTTCAAATGGCCGATCAACGGTTAGGGAATCATGACGATTAAAAGCATCAACGGCTGCATTGGCTGCGAGGAGTGTGTCAAGTCTTGTCCCTGCGACGTCATTCGCATTGATCCGAAAAGCGGCAAGGCAGTGATCGCGTATCCCGCTGATTGTCAGATATGCCATCTCTGCCGTATGTATTGCCCAGTGGATGCGATCGAGATGTCGCCGGATAAGTCGATTCCCGTCATCATGCCTTGGGGGTGATCATGAAGGTCGATGGAAAAACGTTTGCGATCGCTTCTGGATTGGCGATGTTCATTGGGCTGCCGCTACTGCTCTACGCAACGGGCGATGCGCCGGGACGTTCGGCCCTGAAGGAGTCGCTCTCGATCCTGACACTGCTCGCGTTCTCTTTGATGCTGTCTCAGTTTTTTCTTGCCCGCAGCAACGTGACTCTGATCAGCCTCTTTAAGCCTCGACAGATTCAGCGTTTTCATAAGGTGATCGCCTATGGAGCTGTTGCGGTGATACTCGTGCATCCATTCCTGATCGTCTTGCCACGATACTTCGAGGCGGGTATTGAGCCGTGGGATGCGTTTGTCACGATGATGACCACATTTGAAAGCCGCGGTATTCTGCTAGGGATGGCTGCCTGGGTGCTGTTGTTGTCGCTGAGTATATCGGCTTTCTTTCGAGTCGGAATTAGCAAGCACTTGCCGCTCAAGTACCGTGGCTGGCGTTACCTCCATAGCGTGCTAGCGATCTCAATGGTCGTCGTGGCAATATGGCATGCCATTGATTTGGGACGCCACACGGACGTTGCGATGTCCGTCTTCTTCATTGCAGTGACGGTTCTCGGTGTCGCTATGTTGGCAAATCTATATTGGGGCGCGGCGTCCGAGAAATCTCCCGAAACCTC harbors:
- a CDS encoding 4Fe-4S dicluster domain-containing protein produces the protein MTIKSINGCIGCEECVKSCPCDVIRIDPKSGKAVIAYPADCQICHLCRMYCPVDAIEMSPDKSIPVIMPWG
- a CDS encoding ferric reductase-like transmembrane domain-containing protein, with the translated sequence MKVDGKTFAIASGLAMFIGLPLLLYATGDAPGRSALKESLSILTLLAFSLMLSQFFLARSNVTLISLFKPRQIQRFHKVIAYGAVAVILVHPFLIVLPRYFEAGIEPWDAFVTMMTTFESRGILLGMAAWVLLLSLSISAFFRVGISKHLPLKYRGWRYLHSVLAISMVVVAIWHAIDLGRHTDVAMSVFFIAVTVLGVAMLANLYWGAASEKSPETSKSQGSQT
- a CDS encoding arylamine N-acetyltransferase family protein; its protein translation is MTNLHSYFERIQHDGTVSCDLQTLRSIVFAHATSIPFEGLDPLAGVSVSLEHDAIFDKLVRRQRGGYCFEQNALLSWALRKVGFDVAELSARVWYNTPEGVTPPRTHIFLAVTIDGKRWLADCGVGGSTPTGLMELDRIGDEQNLLNETRRIVVIEGRHVPTFLHQVKQGDTWSDVYEFTGETMPKIDQEMGNWWTSRHPDSKFRKNVIVALLNRDGTRTSLVNNAFLHRRAEEILERIEIRSREQLDALLRERFGLDLPATADVRSLFV